The Iamia sp. SCSIO 61187 genomic sequence CCGACCCGGTCGCGCACCGCGTCCCACCGGCGCAGCTGGACCTTCTGGAGCTGGCGCAGCAGGACCGTGACGGGCACGAACACGGCGAACGCCAGGAGCGTCAGCCGCCACGAGTAGACGGCCATGACGGTGCCGACGCCGAGGATCGTCGCCGTGGCGCTCAGCCAGACCATGGCCCCCCAGCTCCAGAACTGGGCGAGGGTCTCGACGTCGCTGGTGACCCGGGAGACGAGCACGCCCCGGCGGGACTCGGTGTGGTCGGCGGCCGAGAGGCGGTGGATGTGGTCGAAGGTGCGGACGCGCACGCCGGCCAGGCCGCTCTCGGCGGCGCGGGTCAGCCGGGCCAGCCCGATGCGCTCCAGGGTCCAGAACACGGCGATGGCGACCACGGCGATGGCCACGGCGACGGCGATGAACGTCGGGCGGTACCCGTCGGGGCCGAGGATGCCCCGGTCGAGGACCTGCTGGAGGAGGACGGGGACGGTGACCCGGCCGGCGGCGATGGCCAGGGCCAGGAGGGCGGTGAGGCCGGCGCCGTGGCGCAGCTCGGGCATCTCCCCGACGATGCGGCGGAAGGCGACGACGGCGCCCCCCTCGATGGCGTCGACGTCGTCGGGGTCGGGGGCGTGGCCCTCGTCCCGGCCCTCCTCGATCGGAAGCGGGCTGCTCATCGGTGCCCTCTGTCGAACGTGGAGGCGACGGTGGCGTCGTCGTCGATGGGGTCGTCGTCGGCCTCGTAGGCCCGGACCAGGGCGGCGTAGGCGGGGACGGTCTCCAGCAGCTCGTCGTGGGGTCCCAGGGCGGCGACCCGCCCGGCCTCGAGGAACAGGACACGGTCGGCCAGGCGGATGGTCGAGACGCGGTGGGCGACCACGACGGTGGTGGTGGCCAGGGCCTCACCCAGCCCGGCGAGGATCTGGCCCTCGACCGACGGGTCGATGGCGCTGGTGGCGTCGTCGAGGATGAGCAGCCGGGGCCGGCGCACCAGGGCCCGGGCCAGGGCCAGCCGCTGGCGCTGGCCGCCCGAGAGGGTGATGCCCCGCTCGCCCAGCTCGGTGTCGAACCCGAGGGGGAGGGCGGCCACGAACCCGTCGGCCCGGGCCAGGCGGAGGGCCTCGCCCACGGCGGCGTCGAGCTCGGTGGTGCGGGCCACGTCCGGCGCCGCCTCGTCCATCCCGGCCAGGACGTTGGCCCGCACGGTGTCGGCGAAGAGGAACGACTCCTGGAACACCACGCCCACGGCGGCGGGCAGCTCGGCGGGGTCGAGGTCGGCCACGTCGACGCCGCCGAGGCGCACGTGCCCGGTGGTGGGCTCGAGCAGGCCGGCCAGGCACAGGCACAGCGAGGTCTTGCCCCCGGCGGTGGCGCCGGCGACGGCCAGCACCTCACCGGGGGCGATCGAGAACGACAGGTCGGCGAGCACCGGCGTGGCCGGGTCGTGGGCGAACGAGACACCGTCGACCTCGACCGCCAGGGCGCCGGCGGGGAGCGTCGCTGCCCCGCGGGCCGGGTGGCGGTCCCGGTCGTCGGGCGCCAGGACCTCGTCCAGGCGGGCGGCGGCCACGACCGACGGCGGCATCGACTCGAGCAGGTAGCCCATCACCCGCATCGGCGTGGTGAGCACGGCGAACAGGGCGAGGGCCTCGACGATGCCCCCCTCGCTGACCGCCCCGGTCGACAGGCGCCAGGCG encodes the following:
- a CDS encoding ABC transporter ATP-binding protein yields the protein MLDDETPDPRSVVRRGMTLLWRSVRTHPRPFIVAVLGAGLFAAMTVGSTIALGRVTDDVIVPGLAEERDGGTFGPVDGGTVLVITCAVVMVALARAAGVVARRYFCSMTTFRMGATWREALADRYLDAPLRFHARRPAGQLMAHADNDAVKAIEFINPAPFSMSAVVIGVIAFARLLMVDWVLALVALAVFPTLMVANRIYTSRVEHPAARAQARYGDLASVAHESFDGALVVKSLGLADHETTRARRAAGALRDERVRVGELRAWFEPGLTALPNLGAVAVLGLGAWRLSTGAVSEGGIVEALALFAVLTTPMRVMGYLLESMPPSVVAAARLDEVLAPDDRDRHPARGAATLPAGALAVEVDGVSFAHDPATPVLADLSFSIAPGEVLAVAGATAGGKTSLCLCLAGLLEPTTGHVRLGGVDVADLDPAELPAAVGVVFQESFLFADTVRANVLAGMDEAAPDVARTTELDAAVGEALRLARADGFVAALPLGFDTELGERGITLSGGQRQRLALARALVRRPRLLILDDATSAIDPSVEGQILAGLGEALATTTVVVAHRVSTIRLADRVLFLEAGRVAALGPHDELLETVPAYAALVRAYEADDDPIDDDATVASTFDRGHR